One genomic window of Mucilaginibacter sp. SJ includes the following:
- a CDS encoding methyltransferase RsmF C-terminal domain-like protein — translation MNEHNFPPHFIASLSAENGFDEENFVKAHRFEEAPTSVRVNPFKPSALKSTQNVPWCANGYYLESRPSFTFDPLFHAGCYYVQEASSMFIDHIFKTKNQNNDDAVKVLDLCAAPGGKSTLLNSALQPADLLVANEIIKTRVPILTDNLNRWGTANTIVTNNDPKDFSRLKSFFDIILVDAPCSGSGMFRKDPDAMNEWSEGNVNLCHQRQERILADIYPALKEEGYLIYSTCSYSHQENEDILDWLCTEFELESVRIPINKEWGIVETQSPEKKAWGYRFYPGKVKGEGLFASCLQKKENSGDLASFKNNTQQKLPGKELDQVRSYIINPNDFYYFKVNDDWMAINGTHKETLNILQRHLYIKKSGVIIGKLAGKDLIPDHELALSLIINKDAVLETPLNKDQAIQYLRRDNIELSTTDKGWTLMTFEGHPLGWAKLLPNRINNYYPKEIRILSAHPPREW, via the coding sequence ATGAATGAGCATAATTTCCCTCCGCATTTCATCGCATCATTGAGCGCGGAAAACGGTTTCGATGAAGAAAATTTTGTAAAAGCGCACCGGTTTGAGGAGGCTCCAACCTCTGTAAGGGTTAATCCTTTTAAACCATCTGCCTTAAAAAGCACACAAAATGTACCCTGGTGTGCCAACGGGTATTATCTTGAAAGCCGCCCGTCGTTCACATTCGATCCTCTTTTTCATGCCGGCTGCTACTATGTACAGGAAGCATCATCAATGTTTATTGATCATATTTTTAAAACAAAAAACCAAAATAATGATGATGCGGTAAAAGTACTTGACCTTTGCGCAGCCCCCGGAGGTAAAAGCACCTTGCTTAATTCGGCCCTGCAACCTGCCGATTTATTAGTGGCAAACGAGATCATTAAAACACGTGTACCTATATTAACAGATAATTTGAACCGGTGGGGTACAGCCAATACCATTGTCACCAATAATGATCCTAAAGATTTCAGCAGGCTGAAAAGCTTTTTTGATATCATACTCGTTGATGCCCCCTGCTCGGGCTCGGGCATGTTCCGAAAAGATCCGGACGCGATGAACGAATGGTCGGAAGGCAATGTGAATCTTTGCCACCAACGGCAGGAACGCATACTGGCCGACATTTACCCGGCCTTAAAAGAAGAAGGGTACCTTATATATAGTACATGCTCATATTCGCACCAGGAAAACGAGGACATCCTGGACTGGCTTTGCACCGAGTTTGAACTGGAAAGTGTACGTATCCCAATTAATAAGGAATGGGGCATTGTTGAAACCCAGTCGCCGGAAAAAAAAGCCTGGGGCTACCGCTTTTACCCGGGCAAAGTAAAAGGCGAGGGCTTATTTGCCTCCTGCCTGCAAAAAAAAGAAAACAGCGGCGATCTGGCCTCCTTTAAAAACAATACCCAGCAAAAACTACCGGGTAAGGAACTTGACCAGGTTCGCTCATATATTATTAACCCCAACGACTTTTATTATTTTAAGGTAAATGACGACTGGATGGCTATTAACGGCACACATAAAGAAACTCTTAATATATTACAGCGCCATCTTTATATTAAAAAATCGGGGGTAATTATAGGTAAGCTTGCCGGTAAAGATCTGATCCCTGATCATGAACTGGCGCTAAGCCTTATAATTAATAAAGATGCAGTTTTGGAAACGCCCCTTAATAAAGATCAGGCAATCCAATACCTGCGGCGGGATAATATCGAACTATCCACAACAGATAAGGGCTGGACGCTCATGACCTTTGAAGGGCATCCGCTTGGCTGGGCTAAGCTACTACCCAACCGGATCAATAATTATTACCCTAAAGAAATAAGGATCCTCTCGGCACATCCGCCAAGAGAATGGTAG
- a CDS encoding porin family protein produces the protein MKKLLFLAMCLFTVGTVSAQGYYYGPRHRRPPRRVVERSQPQRRYDDFYTPKVGLAVGLNVSNTVDAYNSNYSSSSLAGWHAGLTFDVPIIYPLSFAPEVLFSQKGYEVNDRDGNFTQRTNYIDVPLLAKFRVVRGFNLLVGPQLTFLTSTKNTYESALGTSVDHIDNDASHSYVAGVVGVSFDINRNVEIRGRYNIDLGENRPYADQNLPDYRNQVWQIGLGFKFQ, from the coding sequence ATGAAAAAATTACTTTTCTTGGCAATGTGCCTTTTTACCGTAGGGACAGTTAGCGCGCAGGGGTATTACTATGGACCGCGTCATCGCCGCCCTCCCCGCCGGGTTGTTGAAAGATCCCAGCCCCAACGCCGTTATGATGATTTTTACACTCCCAAGGTTGGTTTGGCAGTAGGTTTAAATGTTTCAAACACGGTTGATGCTTATAACAGCAATTACAGTTCGAGTTCACTTGCCGGTTGGCATGCAGGTTTAACCTTTGATGTGCCTATTATCTACCCGCTATCATTTGCGCCCGAAGTATTGTTTTCGCAAAAAGGATATGAGGTAAATGACAGGGATGGGAATTTTACGCAGCGCACCAATTATATTGATGTGCCTTTGCTGGCTAAGTTTAGGGTAGTAAGAGGCTTTAACCTTTTGGTTGGTCCGCAGCTTACCTTCTTAACGTCAACCAAAAACACCTATGAAAGCGCTTTGGGTACCAGTGTCGATCATATTGATAACGATGCCAGTCATAGCTACGTAGCCGGTGTAGTTGGTGTAAGCTTTGATATTAACCGCAATGTGGAGATCCGTGGCCGTTATAACATCGACCTTGGCGAAAACCGTCCATATGCTGATCAAAACCTGCCCGATTACCGTAACCAGGTTTGGCAAATTGGTTTAGGGTTTAAATTTCAATAA
- a CDS encoding glycoside hydrolase family 3 protein, whose amino-acid sequence MQASKTRIFYLLIIIFTFFTADVFAQKESYIQLLSKQNRWVDSVYHKMSRKQRIAQLLFVRAHTNKGKAYEDSVGQVIKEQQLGGVVFFQGGPVRQANLINKYQKLAKVPLIITMDGEWGLGMRLDSTISYPYQMTLGAIQDNNLIYKMGQQVAYDFKRLGMQMNLGPDMDVNNNPNNPVINYRSFGDNMYNVAKKGIAYFKGMQDAGLLTSAKHFPGHGDTNVDSHFDLPLLPYSRNRLDSLEMYPFREAINAGISGVMIAHMGIPSLDNTPKLPSTLSRPIITGILKDSLNFKGLVISDAMEMKGVTKYFPNGEADVRAFIAGNDIIELSENSDRAIGLIRKAVRHGSVSAVEFEARIKKILVAKYWAGLNQYKPTALTNLSRDINNDAAKALVQQLSDAAVTQLKNNNVKLNPFLKTAIVSIGVSSPTLFQMEVVKSFPNSRIFIVNKDAPAIEVANILNWLKQYRQVIVGIHDTRQRPQSKLDYSSDVKLMIADLASRKNTAFSVFANAYTIAGLPGLEKAGSLLVCYQMSPELQQSAAKVLSGRLKPTGKLPVSVNAFFTTGMGL is encoded by the coding sequence ATGCAAGCTTCTAAAACCCGCATTTTCTACCTGCTGATTATCATCTTCACATTTTTCACCGCCGATGTTTTTGCACAAAAAGAAAGTTATATCCAGTTGTTAAGCAAACAAAACCGCTGGGTCGACTCGGTGTATCATAAAATGAGCCGCAAGCAGCGGATTGCACAATTATTATTTGTACGGGCGCATACCAATAAAGGGAAAGCCTATGAAGATTCTGTTGGGCAGGTGATTAAAGAACAGCAATTGGGGGGCGTTGTATTTTTTCAGGGCGGACCGGTGCGCCAGGCCAACCTAATCAATAAGTATCAAAAACTGGCCAAAGTACCTTTAATTATAACTATGGACGGCGAATGGGGCCTGGGTATGCGCCTGGACTCTACCATATCATATCCATACCAAATGACCCTTGGTGCCATACAGGATAATAACCTGATTTACAAAATGGGGCAACAGGTAGCTTATGATTTTAAACGCCTGGGCATGCAAATGAACCTTGGCCCAGATATGGATGTGAACAACAATCCTAACAATCCGGTTATCAATTACCGTTCTTTTGGCGATAACATGTATAACGTGGCCAAAAAAGGTATTGCTTATTTTAAAGGCATGCAGGATGCAGGCTTGCTTACTTCGGCCAAGCATTTTCCGGGGCATGGCGATACCAATGTCGATTCGCATTTTGATTTGCCGCTGCTTCCTTATAGTCGTAACCGATTAGATTCATTGGAGATGTACCCCTTCCGGGAAGCCATCAATGCGGGTATCAGCGGGGTAATGATCGCTCATATGGGGATCCCTTCCTTAGATAATACGCCAAAACTACCCTCAACCCTTTCGCGCCCTATTATTACCGGAATCCTGAAAGATTCGTTAAACTTTAAAGGCCTGGTGATATCCGATGCGATGGAAATGAAAGGGGTAACCAAATATTTCCCCAACGGCGAAGCCGATGTAAGGGCATTTATTGCCGGCAATGATATCATTGAACTATCTGAAAACTCCGACCGGGCCATCGGCCTGATCCGCAAAGCTGTGAGGCATGGCAGCGTTAGTGCTGTTGAGTTTGAAGCGCGGATCAAAAAGATCTTAGTTGCCAAATACTGGGCAGGGCTTAATCAATACAAGCCAACTGCTTTAACCAATTTAAGCCGAGACATTAACAACGATGCAGCCAAAGCACTGGTACAACAACTAAGCGATGCCGCGGTAACCCAATTGAAGAACAATAATGTAAAGCTTAATCCATTTTTAAAAACAGCCATCGTGAGTATAGGTGTAAGCTCGCCAACGCTTTTCCAGATGGAGGTTGTAAAAAGTTTCCCGAACAGCCGCATATTTATAGTTAATAAAGATGCACCGGCGATTGAAGTTGCCAATATCCTGAACTGGCTTAAACAATACCGGCAAGTAATTGTGGGCATACATGATACCCGACAGCGCCCGCAAAGCAAGCTTGACTACAGCAGCGATGTAAAACTGATGATTGCCGATCTGGCATCACGCAAAAACACGGCATTCAGTGTGTTTGCCAATGCTTATACCATAGCTGGTTTGCCGGGGCTTGAAAAAGCTGGCAGTTTATTGGTTTGCTACCAGATGTCGCCCGAGTTACAACAATCGGCAGCGAAAGTATTGAGCGGTCGTTTAAAACCTACGGGAAAATTGCCTGTGAGTGTGAATGCTTTTTTCACAACGGGGATGGGGTTGTAG
- a CDS encoding ATP-dependent helicase, translating into MQSTFNKYNAKFQEALAGLNPEQLAAVNKMDGPVLVVAGPGTGKTQILAARIGKILTDTDALPSEILCLTYTDAGAVAMRKRLFEFIGPDAYRINIYTFHAFCNEIIQENLEYFGKLNLESLSDLESAMLFRELVDEFPNDHLLKRFTGDIYYDVPRLKSLFSTMKRENWNAEMIEQAVNDYLEDLPNREEFIYKRANAKAGIKIGDPKQKDIDAAHDVMKKLLAAVGEYQNYTEKMKTRGRYDYDDMIIWVLRAFRDNEEILRRYQERYQYILVDEFQDTSGSQNELLRFLLNYWDTPNVFVVGDDDQSIFKFQGANMKNILDFANDYVDTLYTVVLKHNYRSSQQILDISKALIDNNFERLTSQLNLDKALKSSHPRFNNLLVEPVIREYENPDKELVDVSLQIKQLVTDGVPPGEIAVIYRNHNQVEEMIKFLDVQKIQVNTKRKIDVLTQPFGEKIINILRYLAMELDSPYSGDELLFEIMHYDFFNIPPIEIAKASVAVFKENFGTLAYNQPKTSIRRYVSEMRPPKQADLFHPDQQQEMRYLVSNIDYLLKESVSVTLQQLFQSVIAKMGILKYIMQQQDKGSYMQMLTSFFDFLKDESRKRPDISLPDLISTIEMMKKHQIRLELNQSIFSENGVNFLTAHGSKGLEFEYVFFIGCDKRTWDSKGRNSGFSYPDTLTRSAADEIAQKEEARRLFYVAVTRAKQHLMISYAAKDRKDKDQEASQFIGEILASTNMQVQYPKVDAMDMIQFQATQFSEAEKPKVELLDKNYINQLLQNYTLSVTHLSSYLDCPLRFYFQCLIRVPSGKSPAATFGQAVHWALNKTYRQLKDNDNEFLSTENFMREFRWYMARNRDSFTKDEFKLRSAYGEKILPPYYEQNVPHWNKIAVTERPIKNIEVHGVPIKGNLDKIEFEGKQATVVDYKTGKVKNAKEKLMRPTNDLPNGGDYWRQAVFYKILVDHDRSNDWEVVSTVFDFVEPVADNEYYREKFVITPDDMETVTGQITETYARIMAHDFSTGCGKKECDWCHFVKSNFKQADEILGILAEEEGE; encoded by the coding sequence ATGCAATCTACATTCAATAAATATAACGCTAAATTTCAGGAAGCCTTAGCCGGTTTAAACCCCGAGCAATTGGCCGCAGTTAACAAAATGGATGGCCCGGTACTTGTAGTAGCCGGCCCCGGTACGGGCAAAACCCAAATCCTGGCAGCGCGGATAGGCAAAATCCTGACCGATACAGACGCTTTACCCAGCGAGATCCTGTGCTTAACGTATACCGATGCCGGCGCAGTGGCCATGCGTAAACGTCTGTTTGAATTTATTGGCCCAGATGCTTACCGGATAAATATATATACATTCCATGCTTTTTGTAATGAGATTATCCAGGAGAACCTTGAGTATTTCGGCAAGCTGAATTTGGAGTCGCTTTCCGACCTGGAATCGGCTATGCTATTCCGGGAACTGGTTGATGAGTTCCCGAACGATCACCTGCTGAAGCGTTTTACGGGCGATATTTATTACGATGTTCCCCGGCTTAAAAGCCTGTTCAGCACTATGAAGCGGGAAAACTGGAACGCCGAAATGATCGAACAGGCGGTAAATGACTATCTTGAAGATTTGCCTAACCGCGAGGAGTTTATTTATAAACGGGCTAATGCCAAAGCGGGCATCAAGATTGGTGATCCGAAACAAAAAGATATCGACGCCGCGCACGACGTGATGAAAAAACTGTTGGCTGCTGTTGGAGAGTATCAAAACTATACAGAAAAAATGAAAACGCGCGGCCGCTATGATTATGACGATATGATCATTTGGGTGCTGCGCGCTTTCCGCGATAATGAGGAAATCCTGCGCCGTTACCAGGAGCGTTACCAGTATATTCTGGTTGATGAGTTCCAGGATACCAGCGGATCGCAAAACGAATTGCTGCGCTTTTTGCTTAATTATTGGGATACCCCGAATGTTTTTGTGGTAGGCGATGATGATCAGTCGATCTTTAAATTTCAGGGAGCTAACATGAAAAACATCCTTGATTTTGCCAATGACTATGTAGACACGCTATACACCGTAGTGCTAAAACATAACTATCGCTCCAGTCAGCAGATCCTCGATATTTCAAAAGCGCTTATCGATAATAATTTTGAGCGGTTAACCAGTCAGCTTAATTTAGATAAAGCGTTAAAATCGTCGCATCCGCGTTTTAATAACCTGTTGGTCGAGCCGGTGATCCGGGAGTACGAGAACCCTGATAAAGAACTGGTTGATGTATCGCTACAGATAAAACAACTGGTTACTGACGGTGTACCTCCCGGCGAGATAGCGGTAATTTACCGCAACCACAACCAGGTTGAGGAGATGATCAAATTTCTGGATGTGCAAAAGATCCAGGTAAACACCAAACGCAAGATAGACGTGCTTACCCAACCCTTTGGCGAAAAGATCATTAATATCTTACGTTACCTTGCCATGGAGCTCGATTCGCCATACAGCGGAGATGAATTGTTGTTTGAGATCATGCATTATGATTTCTTTAACATCCCTCCTATTGAAATTGCCAAGGCAAGCGTTGCCGTGTTTAAAGAAAACTTTGGTACCCTGGCTTATAATCAGCCTAAAACTTCTATCCGCCGTTACGTAAGCGAGATGAGGCCACCCAAGCAGGCAGACCTTTTTCACCCCGATCAACAACAGGAGATGCGGTACCTCGTAAGCAATATCGATTACCTGCTCAAAGAGTCGGTTAGCGTTACGCTGCAGCAGCTTTTCCAAAGTGTGATAGCCAAAATGGGCATCCTGAAATACATAATGCAGCAGCAGGATAAGGGCAGTTACATGCAGATGCTTACCAGTTTTTTCGATTTCCTGAAAGATGAAAGCCGCAAAAGGCCCGACATCAGCCTGCCTGATTTGATCTCGACCATCGAAATGATGAAGAAACATCAGATCCGCCTGGAGCTTAACCAAAGCATCTTTTCGGAGAATGGTGTCAACTTCCTCACCGCACACGGCTCAAAAGGGCTTGAGTTTGAATATGTGTTTTTTATTGGCTGCGACAAACGTACCTGGGACAGCAAAGGCCGTAACAGCGGTTTCAGCTATCCCGATACACTCACCCGTTCCGCCGCTGATGAAATTGCACAGAAAGAGGAAGCGCGCCGCCTGTTTTATGTGGCGGTAACGCGTGCCAAGCAGCACCTTATGATCTCATACGCGGCTAAGGACAGGAAGGACAAAGACCAGGAGGCAAGCCAGTTTATAGGCGAGATATTAGCCAGCACCAATATGCAGGTACAATACCCTAAAGTGGATGCCATGGATATGATCCAGTTTCAGGCAACCCAATTCAGCGAAGCCGAAAAACCAAAGGTTGAATTACTGGATAAAAACTACATCAACCAGCTGCTGCAGAATTACACCCTATCAGTAACCCACCTGAGCAGTTACCTGGATTGCCCGCTGCGGTTTTATTTTCAATGTTTGATCAGGGTGCCATCGGGTAAAAGTCCGGCGGCTACTTTTGGGCAGGCGGTACACTGGGCACTCAACAAAACATACAGGCAGTTGAAGGATAATGACAACGAGTTTTTAAGTACGGAAAATTTCATGCGCGAGTTCAGATGGTATATGGCCCGCAATCGCGATTCATTTACTAAAGATGAATTTAAACTGCGCTCGGCGTATGGCGAAAAGATCCTGCCGCCATACTACGAGCAAAATGTACCTCACTGGAACAAAATAGCGGTAACCGAGCGCCCTATCAAAAATATTGAAGTACACGGCGTACCTATTAAAGGTAACCTGGATAAAATTGAATTTGAGGGCAAGCAGGCTACTGTTGTTGATTATAAAACGGGTAAAGTAAAAAATGCCAAAGAAAAACTGATGCGCCCAACCAATGATCTGCCCAACGGAGGAGATTACTGGCGCCAGGCAGTTTTTTACAAGATCCTTGTTGATCATGACCGCAGCAACGACTGGGAAGTTGTAAGCACTGTATTTGATTTTGTTGAACCCGTAGCCGACAACGAATATTACCGCGAAAAATTTGTGATAACACCCGATGACATGGAAACCGTAACCGGCCAGATCACCGAAACTTACGCCAGAATCATGGCGCACGATTTCAGCACAGGCTGCGGCAAAAAAGAATGCGATTGGTGTCATTTTGTAAAAAGCAATTTTAAACAGGCCGATGAGATTTTGGGGATTCTTGCGGAGGAGGAAGGAGAATAG
- a CDS encoding alginate lyase family protein: protein MNSKPKTTFATLLGLALFVALFFTYCTKKQVAPATASNDATSPALKTQATGFIHPGILNTQQTLDYVSQQANSNDANRLAAYQFVLNYCNNHSPSGAYKATVQVAGGVTTPDEIAFKGDALLSYALALRWAKTGNASYATTVKQILDGWANSFQNFSVTGSQPNQASLEASWAAPTFAAAAEIIKYYIPASGVGGGWTTAENTQFVNFLNNMKDNYINNVPNFNNNWNVSAGYAKMAIGVFEDSQTVYQNGITAVKTVLPNVIASDGSMNGEICGSHNDYVHYQYSLTGLSYAANIAGIQGDLSIYSASSSRLLTGFNYQYKLMHGTVSPPCSPNGNVNNPIWPGIEVANRHYGTTETSYIASNYVCDGNGLPNGDIGFLCWTNYTHNNVPTTF from the coding sequence ATGAACAGCAAACCAAAAACCACCTTTGCAACCCTATTGGGCCTGGCCCTTTTTGTAGCGTTATTTTTTACTTATTGCACAAAAAAACAAGTCGCACCGGCGACGGCAAGCAATGATGCTACCTCACCGGCATTAAAAACCCAGGCTACCGGCTTTATCCATCCCGGCATCCTCAACACGCAGCAAACGCTTGATTATGTGAGCCAGCAAGCAAACTCAAATGATGCCAACCGGCTTGCGGCTTACCAGTTTGTACTCAACTATTGCAACAACCATAGCCCCAGCGGTGCTTATAAAGCCACAGTACAGGTTGCCGGCGGCGTTACCACACCCGATGAAATTGCTTTTAAAGGCGACGCCTTGTTAAGCTATGCCCTGGCACTGCGCTGGGCTAAAACTGGTAACGCGTCGTATGCAACTACTGTAAAACAAATACTTGATGGCTGGGCCAATAGCTTTCAAAACTTCAGTGTAACCGGCTCACAGCCTAACCAGGCTTCGCTTGAGGCTTCGTGGGCTGCGCCTACCTTCGCCGCGGCTGCCGAAATCATCAAATACTACATCCCGGCCAGCGGCGTTGGCGGCGGCTGGACTACAGCCGAAAATACCCAGTTTGTAAACTTTCTGAACAACATGAAAGATAATTACATCAATAACGTGCCCAACTTTAACAACAACTGGAACGTATCTGCCGGATATGCAAAAATGGCTATCGGTGTGTTTGAAGATAGCCAAACTGTATACCAAAACGGCATTACTGCTGTAAAAACTGTATTGCCCAATGTAATTGCATCAGACGGTTCGATGAACGGCGAGATCTGTGGATCGCACAATGATTATGTGCATTACCAGTACTCTCTTACCGGATTGAGCTATGCCGCAAACATCGCAGGCATCCAAGGGGATTTGTCTATTTACTCGGCCAGCAGCAGTCGCCTGTTAACCGGGTTTAATTACCAATACAAGCTGATGCACGGCACAGTGTCGCCGCCATGCTCACCTAACGGAAATGTAAACAACCCCATCTGGCCGGGCATTGAGGTGGCTAATCGTCATTACGGCACTACCGAAACCAGTTACATCGCCAGCAATTATGTATGCGACGGTAACGGCCTGCCTAATGGAGATATCGGTTTCCTATGCTGGACAAACTACACCCATAACAATGTGCCAACCACATTTTAA
- a CDS encoding GH35 family beta-galactosidase gives MKARILIFVLCCLVAFKPKAQNTVKAIPHIQYYGGNAELLVDGAPYLMTGGELGNSSASSTAYMDPIWPKLQKMHLNTVIAPVYWELLEPQEGKFNFTLVDDLIKSARQYHMKLVLLWFGTWKNSMSCYAPGWVKTNQKRFPRVANSMAGPEEIITPFSKDALQADTKAFSVLMRHIKETDSKLHTVLMVQVENEIGMLPDARDHSKLADEAFNRPVPTKLISWLNSHKDKLVPEMQKIWQDGRSKTSGNWESVFGKNPATDELFMAWHFAEYANAVAKAGKAVYPLPMYVNAALNAPGKKPGQYPSAGPLPHLIDVWKAAAPDIDLLSPDFYNPNFKYWNDRYTRPDNALFIPEHRFEDGVDAKAFYAIGHYKALGFSPFSIETDNKTAGAPLSQSYNIIHQLSGEISKAKRKGTMEGVLLSKDADTVRLQMGDYMLMVSHDLTLGWSPKAKDANWPLTGGIITALANDEFYVAGTGLVISFKPVKDGLRAGILQVDEGIFVNGKWQPGRRLNGDEDHQGRHLRIPLGEYGIQRIKLYNYK, from the coding sequence ATGAAGGCTCGCATATTGATATTTGTTTTGTGCTGTTTGGTAGCCTTTAAACCTAAGGCACAAAATACCGTAAAAGCGATACCACATATACAATATTACGGCGGTAATGCCGAACTATTGGTAGACGGGGCGCCGTACTTAATGACAGGCGGCGAACTTGGAAACTCGAGCGCCTCAAGCACGGCCTATATGGACCCGATTTGGCCCAAACTGCAAAAAATGCACCTTAATACAGTGATAGCGCCGGTTTACTGGGAACTATTGGAGCCACAAGAGGGCAAGTTTAATTTTACACTGGTTGATGATTTGATCAAAAGCGCCCGGCAATATCACATGAAACTGGTGCTGCTTTGGTTTGGTACCTGGAAAAATAGCATGAGCTGTTATGCGCCAGGTTGGGTTAAAACCAATCAGAAGCGTTTTCCGCGTGTGGCAAACAGCATGGCAGGTCCTGAAGAGATCATTACGCCGTTCTCCAAAGATGCGTTGCAGGCAGATACTAAAGCTTTTAGCGTGTTAATGCGGCATATTAAAGAAACTGATAGTAAGTTACACACAGTGCTGATGGTACAGGTTGAAAACGAAATAGGCATGCTGCCCGATGCCCGCGATCATTCGAAGTTGGCCGATGAAGCTTTTAATCGGCCGGTCCCGACAAAGCTAATCTCCTGGTTAAATTCGCACAAAGACAAGCTTGTACCCGAAATGCAAAAAATATGGCAGGACGGAAGAAGTAAAACTTCAGGTAACTGGGAATCGGTTTTTGGCAAAAACCCGGCTACCGACGAGCTGTTTATGGCCTGGCACTTTGCTGAATATGCCAACGCTGTAGCTAAAGCAGGCAAAGCGGTTTACCCGCTGCCGATGTATGTGAACGCGGCTCTTAACGCTCCCGGTAAAAAGCCGGGACAATACCCGTCTGCGGGCCCCTTGCCGCATTTGATTGATGTATGGAAAGCAGCAGCGCCAGATATTGACTTGCTGTCGCCCGATTTCTATAATCCTAACTTCAAATATTGGAATGATCGCTATACCCGGCCGGATAATGCATTGTTTATTCCCGAGCATCGTTTTGAGGATGGAGTGGATGCCAAAGCTTTTTATGCCATTGGCCATTACAAAGCGCTGGGCTTTTCTCCTTTTTCTATCGAAACTGATAACAAAACGGCAGGAGCGCCACTTTCCCAATCGTACAATATCATTCATCAGTTATCAGGCGAGATCAGCAAGGCCAAACGCAAGGGAACTATGGAAGGTGTATTGTTAAGTAAGGATGCGGACACCGTACGACTGCAAATGGGCGATTACATGCTCATGGTTTCGCATGATTTAACCCTGGGCTGGTCGCCCAAAGCAAAGGATGCAAACTGGCCGTTAACCGGAGGTATTATAACGGCTTTGGCTAATGATGAGTTTTATGTAGCCGGCACAGGTTTGGTCATCAGTTTTAAGCCGGTAAAAGATGGATTACGTGCAGGTATTTTACAGGTAGACGAAGGCATATTTGTTAACGGAAAGTGGCAGCCGGGGCGCCGTTTAAATGGCGATGAAGATCACCAGGGAAGGCACTTAAGGATCCCGTTGGGCGAATATGGGATCCAGCGGATTAAGCTTTATAATTATAAGTGA
- a CDS encoding alpha/beta hydrolase, with protein MKILKALTLLLLLLDLLGTHGFAQQVKPVTIPNSEHRQMHSKLAGNDYDIYIHYPAGYDTAKQKFPVLYVVDGDNDFSPSLEYLGLLMAEYHIPEPILVAIGDGGLIGTAGNKRNRDFTPVAFPNVAESGGAPVFLAFIEKELIPSVDAGLKADPANRTLYGYSMGGLFATYTLFEKPTLFKNILIGSPALGYGNGAVFETEKQYAAKHKSLPVSVFMEVGGLETPGQVVPNKQLVTLLESRHYENLVFKHIIIDDVTHLSGKPVTMLKALAWAYARK; from the coding sequence ATGAAAATCCTTAAAGCTTTAACCCTGTTACTGCTACTGCTTGATTTGTTGGGGACGCATGGTTTTGCGCAGCAGGTTAAGCCGGTTACTATCCCCAACTCCGAACACCGGCAAATGCACTCTAAACTCGCGGGTAATGATTATGATATTTATATTCATTACCCGGCAGGCTATGATACCGCTAAACAGAAATTTCCGGTATTGTACGTGGTTGACGGTGATAACGATTTTTCACCATCGCTGGAGTATTTAGGATTATTGATGGCCGAATATCATATCCCCGAGCCCATATTGGTAGCTATTGGCGACGGTGGCCTGATTGGTACTGCCGGTAATAAGCGCAACCGGGATTTCACGCCGGTTGCATTTCCCAATGTGGCCGAAAGCGGTGGGGCACCGGTATTCCTTGCTTTTATTGAAAAAGAATTGATCCCATCGGTAGATGCCGGTTTAAAGGCCGATCCTGCAAACCGTACGCTGTACGGATATTCAATGGGTGGCTTATTTGCCACTTACACCTTGTTTGAAAAACCAACGCTGTTTAAAAATATCCTGATAGGCAGCCCTGCATTGGGTTATGGTAACGGAGCTGTATTTGAAACTGAAAAGCAATATGCAGCCAAACATAAAAGCTTGCCCGTAAGTGTATTTATGGAAGTGGGCGGGTTGGAAACTCCGGGACAGGTTGTGCCTAACAAACAATTGGTGACGTTATTGGAAAGCCGTCATTATGAAAATCTTGTTTTTAAGCATATTATTATTGATGATGTTACTCATTTATCGGGTAAACCTGTTACCATGCTCAAGGCTTTGGCATGGGCGTATGCACGTAAGTAA